A portion of the Rhodanobacter sp. AS-Z3 genome contains these proteins:
- a CDS encoding acyltransferase, producing the protein MQTVEATSPVPVAAAQTRNPGIDLLRGLAILLVVLHHLGLRIPLKKTALADVLPAWLLSGLNYNGYEAVFVFFVISGFLIAANALQRWGSLERLDVRVFYARRFARIMPCLLALVAVLSVLHLFGVQDYTINRAGQSLPRAMVAALGLHLNWYEGQTGYLPGNWDVLWSLSIEEVFYLCFPLVCLLTRRRVVLLPLLVTLALSMPWTHAALHGNEIWQEKAYLPGMSAIAVGVLGALLASHWSSPSPRARLLLGWLGAIGLAAVMLDGSVLWQLLHDGYLLLLAGSALCLLLASQQRQIRGAWQPWRGWNGLRAWGRLSYEIYLTHMFVVFALVRLYRWVGGDPRLGFLWYLPALPLCWLLGAGVERWLSLPCERWLRAWLSPKIRLADSALAAAPMSP; encoded by the coding sequence ATGCAGACCGTGGAAGCCACTTCGCCTGTTCCCGTTGCCGCAGCCCAGACGCGCAATCCGGGCATCGATCTGTTGCGCGGGCTGGCCATCCTGCTGGTGGTGCTGCACCACCTCGGGCTGCGTATTCCGCTCAAGAAAACCGCACTCGCCGACGTGTTGCCCGCGTGGCTGCTCAGTGGCTTGAACTACAACGGCTACGAGGCCGTGTTCGTGTTCTTCGTGATCTCCGGTTTCCTGATTGCGGCGAACGCGTTGCAACGCTGGGGCAGTCTCGAACGCCTCGATGTGCGGGTTTTCTACGCGCGGCGTTTCGCCCGCATCATGCCGTGCCTGTTGGCGCTGGTAGCGGTGCTCAGTGTGCTGCACCTGTTCGGCGTGCAGGATTACACGATCAACCGCGCGGGCCAGTCATTGCCGCGTGCGATGGTGGCGGCACTCGGCTTGCATCTGAACTGGTACGAAGGGCAGACCGGCTATCTGCCGGGCAACTGGGATGTGTTGTGGTCGCTGTCGATCGAGGAAGTGTTTTACTTATGTTTCCCGCTGGTCTGTCTGCTGACGCGTCGACGCGTGGTGCTGCTGCCTCTGCTGGTCACGCTGGCGTTGTCGATGCCGTGGACGCATGCGGCCTTGCACGGCAACGAGATCTGGCAGGAGAAGGCTTACCTGCCGGGCATGTCGGCCATTGCCGTGGGTGTGCTCGGCGCGCTGTTGGCGTCGCACTGGTCATCGCCATCCCCACGCGCCAGATTGCTGCTCGGATGGCTTGGCGCGATCGGGCTCGCCGCGGTGATGCTCGATGGCAGCGTGCTTTGGCAACTGTTGCACGACGGCTATCTGCTGCTGTTGGCTGGCTCGGCCTTGTGCCTGCTGCTGGCCAGCCAGCAGCGACAGATACGTGGCGCATGGCAGCCCTGGCGTGGATGGAACGGGTTGCGCGCCTGGGGACGCTTGAGCTACGAAATCTATCTCACCCATATGTTCGTGGTGTTTGCGCTGGTGCGCTTGTACCGATGGGTCGGTGGTGATCCACGCCTCGGTTTCCTGTGGTATCTGCCGGCACTGCCCCTGTGCTGGTTGCTCGGTGCGGGCGTGGAGCGTTGGCTGTCGCTGCCGTGCGAACGCTGGCTGCGAGCGTGGCTGTCGCCCAAGATTCGGCTTGCCGATTCCGCGTTGGCGGCAGCACCCATGTCGCCCTGA
- the pyrF gene encoding orotidine-5'-phosphate decarboxylase: MHFMQSLQQAWKDHDSLVCVGLDPEPAKFPVHLRDAPDAVFAFCAAIVDATADLVCAFKPQIAHFAALRAEETLERLIAHIHEKHPGVPVILDAKRGDIGSTAQHYASEAFERYRADGVTLNPYLGRDSIQPFLDHADKGVILLCRTSNPGGADFQALDCGGAPLYLRVAETIARDWNAHGNCALVTGATWPEELGKVRSVVGDMPLLVPGIGAQGGDVAAVLKHGRTKAHSGLLISSSRAILYAGNGEDFALAARAAASALRDTVNRHRHG; the protein is encoded by the coding sequence ATGCACTTCATGCAGTCGCTGCAACAAGCCTGGAAAGACCACGACTCACTGGTCTGCGTCGGGCTTGATCCGGAGCCGGCAAAATTTCCTGTGCATCTGCGCGACGCGCCGGATGCGGTGTTCGCGTTCTGCGCCGCCATCGTTGACGCCACCGCTGATCTGGTTTGCGCCTTCAAGCCGCAGATTGCGCACTTCGCCGCTTTGCGCGCGGAAGAAACTCTCGAACGGCTGATCGCACATATCCACGAAAAGCATCCCGGCGTGCCGGTGATTCTTGACGCCAAGCGCGGTGACATCGGCAGCACGGCACAGCACTACGCCAGTGAAGCGTTCGAGCGCTATCGCGCCGACGGGGTGACGTTGAACCCTTATCTCGGGCGCGACTCGATCCAGCCGTTTCTCGATCATGCCGACAAGGGCGTGATCCTGCTCTGCCGCACCTCCAACCCGGGGGGCGCCGATTTCCAGGCACTGGATTGCGGTGGGGCGCCGCTATATCTGCGGGTGGCCGAAACCATCGCCCGCGACTGGAATGCCCACGGCAATTGTGCATTGGTCACCGGCGCAACGTGGCCGGAAGAACTGGGCAAAGTACGTTCCGTGGTCGGCGATATGCCGCTGCTCGTTCCAGGCATCGGCGCCCAGGGTGGCGACGTGGCAGCCGTGCTGAAACACGGCCGCACCAAGGCCCACAGTGGCTTGCTGATCAGTTCATCGAGAGCGATCCTCTACGCCGGCAACGGCGAAGATTTTGCACTGGCCGCACGTGCTGCCGCCAGCGCATTGCGCGACACCGTCAACCGTCATCGGCACGGCTGA
- the ettA gene encoding energy-dependent translational throttle protein EttA, protein MSSQYIFTMNGVSKMVPPKRQIIKDISLSFFPGAKIGLLGVNGAGKSTVLRIMAGVDTDFQGEARAQPGTKIGYLAQEPDLDPAKTVREVVEEGVAVILDAQKRLEEVYAAYAEDGADFDKLAKEQEKLENLLAANDAHALERQLEVAADALRLPAWDAIIGPLSGGEKRRVALCRLLLSKPDMLLLDEPTNHLDAESVDWLEKFLHDYAGTVVAVTHDRYFLDNAAEWILELDRGRGIPWKGNYTEWLEQKDARLKQEASSEKSRQKAIAKELEWVRSAAKGRQSKGKARLARFEELNSVDYQRRNETNEIFIPPGERLGQEVIEFKNVTKSFGDRVLIEDLSFKVPPGAIIGVIGPNGAGKSTMMKMIMGKETPDSGEVKMGLTTKLAYVDQSRDALDPKNNVWQEVSGGSDILTIGSFEIQSRAYIGRFNFKGTDQQKIVGSLSGGERGRLHMAKTLLQGGNVLLLDEPSNDLDVETLRALEDALLEFPGSAIVISHDRWFLDRIATHIIAFEGDSHVEFFPGNYNEYEADKKRRLGDEGARPHRVKYKKLA, encoded by the coding sequence ATGAGCTCGCAATACATCTTCACCATGAACGGTGTCAGCAAGATGGTCCCGCCCAAGCGGCAGATCATCAAGGACATCTCGCTCAGCTTCTTCCCTGGCGCCAAGATCGGCCTGCTCGGTGTCAACGGCGCGGGCAAGTCCACCGTGCTGCGGATCATGGCCGGCGTGGATACCGACTTCCAGGGCGAAGCGCGCGCGCAGCCCGGCACCAAGATCGGCTACCTGGCGCAGGAACCTGACCTGGACCCGGCCAAGACCGTGCGTGAAGTGGTCGAGGAAGGCGTCGCGGTCATCCTCGATGCACAGAAGCGGCTGGAAGAGGTCTACGCCGCTTACGCCGAAGACGGTGCGGATTTCGACAAGCTGGCGAAGGAACAGGAAAAGCTGGAAAACCTGCTGGCCGCGAACGATGCCCATGCGCTGGAGCGCCAGCTGGAAGTGGCCGCCGATGCGCTGCGCCTGCCGGCGTGGGACGCGATCATCGGGCCGCTGTCCGGTGGCGAGAAGCGCCGCGTGGCGCTGTGCCGCCTGCTGCTGTCCAAGCCGGACATGCTGCTGCTCGACGAACCGACCAACCATCTCGACGCCGAGTCGGTGGACTGGCTGGAGAAGTTCCTGCATGACTACGCCGGCACCGTGGTGGCGGTCACCCATGATCGCTACTTCCTCGACAACGCGGCCGAGTGGATTCTCGAACTGGACCGCGGCCGCGGCATTCCGTGGAAGGGCAACTACACCGAATGGCTAGAACAGAAGGACGCCCGCCTGAAACAGGAAGCCAGCTCCGAGAAGTCGCGCCAGAAGGCCATCGCGAAGGAACTGGAGTGGGTGCGCTCGGCCGCCAAGGGTCGCCAGTCCAAGGGCAAGGCCCGTCTGGCACGCTTCGAGGAGCTGAACTCGGTCGACTATCAGCGTCGCAATGAAACCAACGAGATCTTCATTCCGCCGGGCGAGCGTCTGGGCCAGGAAGTGATCGAGTTCAAGAACGTCACCAAGTCGTTCGGCGACCGCGTGCTGATCGAGGATCTGTCGTTCAAGGTGCCGCCGGGCGCAATCATCGGCGTGATCGGCCCGAACGGCGCCGGCAAATCCACCATGATGAAGATGATCATGGGCAAGGAAACGCCGGACTCCGGTGAAGTGAAAATGGGCCTCACCACCAAGCTGGCCTATGTCGACCAGTCCCGTGACGCGCTCGACCCGAAGAACAACGTGTGGCAGGAGGTTTCCGGCGGTTCGGACATCCTCACCATCGGCAGCTTCGAGATTCAGTCGCGCGCCTATATCGGCCGCTTCAACTTCAAGGGCACCGACCAGCAGAAGATCGTCGGCAGCCTGTCCGGTGGTGAACGCGGTCGCCTGCACATGGCCAAGACCCTGCTGCAGGGCGGCAACGTGCTGTTGCTCGATGAGCCGTCCAACGATCTGGACGTGGAAACCCTGCGTGCGCTGGAAGATGCGCTGCTCGAATTCCCCGGCTCGGCCATCGTGATCTCCCATGACCGCTGGTTCCTTGACCGCATTGCCACCCACATCATCGCGTTCGAAGGCGATTCGCACGTCGAGTTCTTCCCCGGCAACTACAACGAGTACGAAGCCGACAAGAAGCGTCGCCTCGGCGACGAAGGCGCGCGTCCGCACCGGGTGAAGTACAAGAAGCTGGCCTGA
- the glyA gene encoding serine hydroxymethyltransferase, with translation MFPKNCTIAGYDDELAKAIADEGQRQEDHVELIASENYASPRVMEAQGSKLTNKYAEGYPGKRYYGGCEYVDVAEKLAIERLKQLFDCDYANVQPHSGSQANQAVYLALLQPGDTILGMSLAHGGHLTHGAKVNVSGKLFHAVQYGVDENGLIDYDEVQRLATEHQPKMLVGGFSAYSQVVDWARMRKIADSVGAIFFVDMAHVAGLVAAGVYPSPLPHAHVVTSTTHKTLRGPRGGIIVAKGAGEEIEKKLQSIVFPGIQGGPLMHVIAAKAVAFKEALEPEFKTYQAQVVKNAKAMAKVFIERGYKIVSGGTENHLMLVDMIGKEVTGKAAEEALGKAHITVNKNAVPNDPRKPFVTSGLRVGTPAVTTRGYGEADVVELANWMCDVLDAPEDDAVIARVREAVTAQCRKYPVYG, from the coding sequence ATGTTTCCGAAGAACTGCACGATCGCCGGTTATGACGATGAACTGGCCAAGGCCATCGCGGATGAGGGTCAGCGCCAGGAAGATCACGTCGAACTGATCGCCTCGGAAAACTACGCCAGCCCGCGGGTGATGGAAGCGCAGGGCTCCAAGCTCACCAACAAGTACGCCGAGGGTTATCCCGGCAAGCGTTACTACGGTGGCTGCGAATACGTGGACGTCGCCGAGAAGCTGGCGATCGAGCGGCTGAAGCAGTTGTTTGATTGCGACTACGCCAACGTGCAGCCGCATTCCGGTTCGCAGGCCAACCAAGCCGTGTACCTCGCCCTGCTGCAGCCGGGCGACACCATCCTGGGCATGAGCCTCGCCCATGGCGGCCATCTCACCCACGGCGCCAAGGTCAATGTCTCCGGCAAGCTGTTCCACGCCGTGCAGTACGGCGTCGACGAGAACGGCCTGATCGACTATGACGAAGTGCAGCGCCTGGCGACCGAGCACCAGCCGAAAATGCTGGTCGGCGGCTTCAGTGCCTACTCGCAGGTGGTCGACTGGGCGCGCATGCGCAAGATCGCCGATTCGGTCGGTGCGATCTTCTTCGTCGACATGGCGCACGTCGCCGGTCTGGTCGCCGCCGGCGTCTACCCGAGTCCGCTGCCGCATGCCCACGTCGTCACCTCGACCACGCACAAGACGCTGCGCGGTCCGCGCGGCGGCATCATCGTGGCCAAGGGTGCGGGCGAAGAGATCGAGAAAAAGCTGCAGTCGATCGTGTTCCCCGGCATCCAGGGCGGCCCGCTGATGCACGTGATTGCGGCCAAGGCAGTGGCGTTCAAGGAAGCACTGGAGCCGGAATTCAAGACCTACCAGGCGCAAGTGGTGAAGAACGCCAAGGCGATGGCCAAGGTGTTCATCGAGCGCGGCTACAAGATCGTTTCCGGCGGTACCGAGAACCACCTGATGCTGGTCGACATGATCGGCAAGGAAGTCACTGGCAAGGCCGCCGAGGAAGCGCTCGGCAAGGCGCACATCACGGTCAACAAGAACGCCGTTCCGAATGACCCGCGCAAGCCCTTCGTCACCTCCGGCCTGCGTGTGGGCACGCCGGCGGTGACCACCCGTGGTTACGGCGAGGCCGACGTGGTCGAGCTGGCCAACTGGATGTGCGACGTGCTGGACGCGCCGGAAGACGACGCCGTGATTGCCCGCGTGCGTGAGGCGGTGACCGCGCAGTGCCGCAAGTATCCGGTTTACGGCTGA
- the nrdR gene encoding transcriptional regulator NrdR, producing MHCPFCQHEDTRVIDSRLTEDGSSVRRRRECPQCGERFNTYETAELKLPAIVKSGERRETFDERKLRVSFERALQKRPVSSNDVDAAVRTIINDLRRSGDREVPSRQLGELVMRELKNLDQVAYVRFASVYRKFEDVQAFREEIERLERDLPGLADLQLPLLGGGKREGK from the coding sequence ATGCATTGCCCCTTCTGCCAGCACGAAGACACCCGCGTGATCGACTCCCGGCTGACCGAGGACGGCAGCAGCGTGCGGCGTCGGCGCGAGTGTCCGCAGTGCGGCGAGCGCTTCAACACCTATGAGACCGCCGAGCTGAAGCTGCCGGCGATCGTGAAGAGCGGCGAGCGGCGCGAGACCTTCGACGAACGTAAATTGCGGGTGAGTTTCGAACGTGCGCTGCAGAAGCGCCCGGTGTCCAGCAACGACGTCGATGCCGCCGTGCGGACGATCATTAACGATCTGCGTCGCAGTGGTGATCGTGAGGTGCCGTCGCGGCAGCTCGGCGAGTTGGTCATGCGCGAGTTGAAGAATCTCGACCAAGTTGCCTACGTGCGTTTTGCTTCGGTGTATCGCAAATTCGAGGACGTGCAAGCGTTTCGCGAGGAAATCGAGAGGCTGGAGCGCGACCTGCCCGGGCTCGCCGATTTGCAATTGCCCTTGCTCGGCGGCGGCAAGCGAGAAGGCAAATAA
- the ribD gene encoding bifunctional diaminohydroxyphosphoribosylaminopyrimidine deaminase/5-amino-6-(5-phosphoribosylamino)uracil reductase RibD: MARALQLAERGLFTTQPNPRVGCVIAHGDEVVGTGFHQRAGEPHAEVFALREAGVRARGATAHVTLEPCAHHGRTPPCADALITAGVQRVVIASEDPFPQVNGRGIDKLRAAGITVETGLLREAARELNIGFFSRIERGRPFVRVKLAMSLDGRTALANGESKWITGEAARADVQRWRARSSAILSSSGTVLADNPRLTVRLPEDEAFNQSLRVILDRQLRTPSHSHVLDGSMPTLLLHGAAPGCADDRFARVERMVVATRNEMLDLHAVLGLLAGRGCNEVHVEAGPTLCGALFAAGLADELLLYVAPLLLGDSARPLLQLPTLADMAQRWQLSVKDQRQLGADWRLRLRPA, encoded by the coding sequence ATGGCGCGGGCACTGCAGTTGGCGGAACGCGGCCTGTTCACGACGCAGCCGAATCCGCGCGTCGGCTGCGTGATCGCGCATGGCGATGAAGTAGTCGGCACGGGTTTTCACCAGCGCGCCGGCGAACCGCATGCCGAAGTGTTTGCGTTGCGGGAAGCCGGCGTGCGTGCGCGCGGCGCCACGGCTCATGTGACGCTGGAACCGTGTGCCCACCACGGACGCACGCCGCCATGCGCCGATGCGCTGATCACTGCCGGTGTGCAGCGCGTGGTGATCGCCAGCGAGGACCCGTTCCCTCAGGTCAACGGTCGCGGCATCGACAAGCTGCGCGCGGCCGGCATCACCGTCGAGACGGGGTTGCTGCGCGAGGCGGCACGCGAATTGAATATCGGCTTCTTCAGTCGGATCGAACGCGGCCGTCCGTTCGTGCGGGTGAAGTTGGCGATGAGTCTGGATGGGCGCACTGCGCTGGCCAATGGCGAATCAAAATGGATCACCGGCGAAGCGGCGCGTGCTGACGTGCAACGCTGGCGCGCGCGCAGTTCGGCAATCCTCAGCAGCAGCGGCACCGTGCTGGCCGATAATCCTCGGCTCACCGTTCGGCTGCCCGAGGACGAAGCGTTCAATCAATCACTGCGCGTAATTCTCGATCGCCAGTTGCGCACGCCCTCGCACAGTCATGTGCTGGATGGTTCAATGCCGACCCTGCTGCTGCACGGCGCCGCACCAGGCTGTGCGGATGACCGTTTTGCGCGGGTGGAGCGGATGGTCGTGGCGACACGGAACGAGATGCTCGATTTGCACGCCGTGCTCGGTCTGCTGGCCGGCCGTGGCTGCAACGAAGTGCATGTCGAGGCTGGCCCGACCTTGTGCGGCGCACTGTTTGCGGCCGGCTTGGCCGATGAGTTGCTGTTGTATGTGGCGCCGCTATTGCTGGGCGATAGCGCCAGACCGTTGCTGCAATTGCCCACGCTGGCCGACATGGCGCAACGCTGGCAGCTCAGTGTGAAGGATCAGCGTCAGTTGGGGGCGGACTGGCGGCTGCGCCTGCGTCCTGCCTGA
- a CDS encoding riboflavin synthase — MFTGIIQTVGRIARLEPRGGDVRLHVDTVELDLSDVQLGDSIAVSGVCLTAITLEARGFSADVSNETLSLTSLGKLKAGDPVNLEKALRLADRLGGHLVSGHVDGLGKVASITADGRSQRWTFEVPAAISRYIAAKGSVCIDGTSLTVNEVNGHHFGVNLIPHTVEHTAFHARRVGDAVNIEVDVIARYVERLLSSGEAPRLDEKFLKQHGFA; from the coding sequence ATGTTTACCGGCATCATCCAGACCGTGGGCCGCATTGCGCGCCTCGAACCGCGTGGCGGTGATGTGCGCCTGCATGTCGATACGGTCGAACTTGACCTGTCCGACGTGCAGCTTGGCGATTCGATTGCCGTCTCCGGCGTCTGCCTCACCGCAATCACGCTGGAGGCGCGCGGATTCAGTGCGGACGTATCGAACGAAACCCTGTCGCTGACGTCGCTTGGAAAGCTGAAGGCGGGCGATCCGGTGAATCTCGAGAAAGCGTTGCGATTGGCGGATCGACTGGGTGGCCATCTGGTGTCTGGCCATGTCGATGGCCTGGGCAAAGTGGCATCGATCACTGCCGATGGCCGTTCGCAGCGTTGGACCTTCGAAGTACCGGCGGCGATCTCGCGCTACATCGCCGCGAAAGGCTCGGTCTGCATCGATGGCACCAGCCTCACGGTGAACGAGGTCAACGGACACCACTTCGGTGTCAACCTGATCCCGCATACGGTCGAGCACACCGCGTTCCATGCGCGTCGCGTCGGCGATGCGGTCAACATCGAGGTGGATGTGATCGCACGTTATGTCGAGCGGCTGCTGTCCAGCGGTGAAGCGCCGCGCTTGGACGAAAAATTTCTGAAGCAACACGGCTTCGCCTGA
- the ribBA gene encoding bifunctional 3,4-dihydroxy-2-butanone-4-phosphate synthase/GTP cyclohydrolase II gives MPFNTIPEILEDIRAGRMVVILDDEDRENEGDLIMAAQMVRPEDINFMVREARGLVCVTLTEQRTRQLGLKPMVSDNTSSYHTNFTVSIEAAEGVTTGISAHDRARTIQVAVKGDAKPQDLAQPGHIFPLTAQPGGVLTRAGHTEAGCDLAALAGLEPSAVLIEILQEDGSMARRPELEVFAAKHGLKIGSIADLIRYRLETEKTVQRVHDEVVDTEFGSFRLIAYRDVIRRGLHYAMVRGTVDDGTPVLSRVHVRNTLSDVLHLKRDDLGLTVTSALRRIADEDRGVLLVLSGEDTPEALLARLQGQPSIQPAEDAQQQEWRQLGLGAQIMADLGVRQLRVLGTPRKLVGLAGFDLEVVEYV, from the coding sequence ATGCCCTTCAACACCATCCCCGAAATCCTCGAAGACATCCGTGCTGGTCGCATGGTGGTGATCCTCGATGACGAAGACCGCGAGAACGAAGGTGACCTGATCATGGCCGCGCAGATGGTGCGGCCGGAGGACATCAACTTCATGGTGCGCGAGGCACGCGGCCTGGTCTGCGTCACGCTGACCGAGCAACGCACGCGCCAGCTTGGCCTGAAGCCGATGGTCAGCGACAACACCTCGTCGTACCACACCAACTTCACCGTCTCGATCGAGGCTGCCGAAGGCGTTACCACCGGCATTTCGGCGCACGACCGTGCACGCACCATCCAGGTGGCGGTGAAGGGCGATGCGAAGCCGCAGGATCTGGCACAGCCCGGCCACATCTTCCCGCTCACGGCGCAACCGGGCGGCGTGTTGACGCGCGCGGGTCACACCGAGGCTGGCTGCGATCTGGCTGCACTGGCCGGGCTGGAGCCTTCCGCGGTATTGATCGAAATTCTGCAGGAAGACGGCTCGATGGCGCGTCGCCCGGAGCTGGAAGTCTTTGCGGCCAAACACGGACTGAAGATTGGCTCGATTGCCGACCTGATTCGCTACCGTCTGGAAACCGAGAAGACCGTGCAGCGCGTGCATGATGAAGTGGTGGATACGGAGTTCGGCAGCTTTCGCCTGATCGCCTATCGCGACGTGATTCGCCGCGGCCTGCACTACGCGATGGTACGTGGCACCGTTGATGACGGCACGCCGGTGCTGTCCCGCGTGCATGTGCGGAACACCTTGTCCGACGTGCTGCACCTCAAGCGCGACGATCTGGGGCTGACCGTCACCTCGGCGTTGCGCCGCATTGCCGATGAGGATCGCGGTGTGTTGCTGGTGCTGTCCGGCGAAGACACTCCCGAAGCGTTGCTGGCTCGCCTGCAGGGCCAGCCCAGCATTCAGCCAGCGGAAGATGCGCAGCAGCAGGAGTGGCGTCAGCTGGGACTGGGCGCGCAGATCATGGCCGACCTCGGCGTGCGCCAGCTGCGCGTGCTGGGCACGCCGCGCAAGCTGGTCGGTCTGGCGGGTTTCGATCTCGAAGTGGTCGAGTACGTTTGA
- the ldcA gene encoding muramoyltetrapeptide carboxypeptidase — protein MTRIRLIAPSGYPHDRAAMTRGVERLQAAGCSVSGLDVLDRTEQRYAGSDAERAADLNALATREVLPDIALAIRGGYGATRLLEALNYDALRERLTGSNTLLVGYSDFTAVQLALHARSGLYTFSGPMLGHDFGAATLSDFTWQHFWGTVRAPSNEVTWNTTADTELDVEGPLWGGNLAVLCSLIGTPYFPNIDGGILFVEDVGERPFRIERLLYQLHLSGVLGRQRALLLGDFSQCRAADYDNGYGLAESFNQIRRASGLPLVDGLPNGHEPDKFTLPFGAPARLRVSAGKARLAFSGYPHLPPSC, from the coding sequence ATGACCCGTATCCGCCTGATTGCCCCTTCCGGTTATCCGCACGATCGTGCGGCGATGACGCGTGGCGTTGAACGCCTGCAGGCGGCTGGCTGCAGCGTGAGCGGACTGGACGTGCTCGATCGCACCGAGCAACGCTACGCCGGCAGCGATGCCGAACGTGCGGCCGACCTCAATGCGCTGGCGACACGTGAGGTCCTGCCGGATATCGCGCTGGCCATCCGCGGTGGCTACGGTGCGACGCGCTTGCTGGAGGCGCTGAACTACGACGCGCTGCGCGAGCGTCTGACTGGCAGCAACACCTTGCTGGTCGGCTACAGCGATTTCACCGCGGTGCAGCTGGCGCTGCATGCGCGCAGCGGCCTGTACACGTTCAGTGGGCCCATGCTGGGCCACGACTTCGGTGCGGCGACACTCAGTGACTTCACCTGGCAGCATTTCTGGGGCACCGTGCGCGCGCCGTCGAATGAAGTCACATGGAACACGACGGCGGACACCGAGCTGGATGTCGAAGGCCCGCTGTGGGGTGGCAATCTGGCGGTGCTGTGCAGCCTGATCGGTACGCCGTATTTCCCGAACATCGACGGCGGCATCCTGTTCGTCGAGGACGTTGGCGAGCGGCCGTTCCGGATCGAACGCCTGCTGTACCAGTTGCATTTGTCCGGCGTACTCGGGCGTCAGCGTGCGCTGCTGCTGGGTGACTTCAGTCAGTGCCGCGCGGCGGATTACGATAACGGCTATGGCCTGGCCGAAAGCTTCAACCAGATTCGCCGGGCCAGCGGCCTGCCATTGGTCGATGGCTTGCCGAACGGGCACGAGCCGGACAAGTTCACCCTGCCGTTTGGTGCGCCGGCCCGCTTGCGGGTGTCCGCCGGCAAGGCTCGGCTGGCTTTCAGCGGCTATCCGCACTTGCCGCCGAGCTGCTGA
- the ribE gene encoding 6,7-dimethyl-8-ribityllumazine synthase has product MKIIEGDFATPKGRFAIVAGRFNGFVVEQLVAGARDVLVRHGVKDDAIDLIRVPGAWEIALAAHKLANSGKYAAVIALGAVIRGSTPHFDFVAGECAKGLAQAAYSSGVPVAFGVLTTDSIEQAIERSGTKAGNKGADAAIAALEMVNLYGNLG; this is encoded by the coding sequence ATGAAGATCATCGAAGGCGATTTCGCCACGCCCAAGGGCCGTTTCGCCATCGTCGCCGGCCGATTCAACGGCTTCGTCGTGGAGCAGCTGGTGGCCGGAGCGCGCGACGTGCTGGTGCGGCACGGCGTGAAGGATGACGCGATCGACCTGATCCGTGTGCCGGGCGCCTGGGAAATCGCGCTGGCCGCGCACAAGCTGGCCAACTCCGGCAAGTACGCGGCGGTGATCGCGTTGGGCGCGGTGATCCGTGGTTCCACCCCGCACTTCGATTTTGTTGCTGGCGAATGCGCCAAGGGCCTGGCCCAGGCAGCCTACAGCTCTGGCGTGCCGGTCGCGTTCGGCGTGCTGACCACCGACAGCATCGAACAGGCAATCGAACGCTCGGGTACCAAGGCCGGCAACAAGGGTGCCGATGCCGCGATCGCCGCGCTGGAAATGGTCAACCTCTACGGGAACCTCGGATGA
- the nusB gene encoding transcription antitermination factor NusB, with the protein MSQRAQGIDMQARSRARRRALQALYAWQISGSHMNAVIDQFRHEQDMEIADLEYFEDLLHGVEKNVDALDEALRPHIDREVAQVDPIERAALRLAAYELKFRPDVPYRVVINEAIEVTKRFGADHGHSYVNGVLDKLASELRVTEKKHDR; encoded by the coding sequence ATGAGCCAGCGCGCGCAGGGCATCGATATGCAGGCACGTTCGCGTGCCCGTCGCCGCGCGCTGCAGGCGCTGTACGCGTGGCAAATCAGCGGCAGCCACATGAATGCGGTGATCGACCAGTTCCGCCACGAGCAGGACATGGAAATTGCCGACCTCGAATACTTCGAGGATCTGCTGCATGGCGTGGAGAAAAACGTCGATGCACTCGACGAGGCGCTGCGTCCGCACATCGACCGCGAAGTGGCCCAGGTTGATCCGATCGAACGCGCCGCCCTGCGGCTGGCTGCCTACGAATTGAAATTCCGCCCCGACGTGCCGTACCGCGTGGTGATCAACGAAGCGATTGAGGTTACCAAGCGCTTCGGTGCCGACCATGGCCACAGCTACGTCAACGGCGTGCTGGACAAGTTGGCCAGCGAGCTGCGCGTGACCGAGAAGAAGCACGATCGCTGA